The following are encoded in a window of Amycolatopsis lexingtonensis genomic DNA:
- a CDS encoding TetR/AcrR family transcriptional regulator yields the protein MERLEVIADTAIEVIAADGMRGLTHRAVDRAAGLPAGSTSYYARTRAALLSLAFARIVELDQVSASSRDLAELIAGYAFEAITSGRTRMLARYEFALEATRRPELRAEYDSGGALIRRRAAEVLAAAGSSDPVRHAGVVVDWMEGTIFGALAGASEPASRESLVRSAREILAGIGVS from the coding sequence GTGGAACGACTAGAGGTGATCGCCGACACGGCCATCGAGGTGATCGCGGCGGACGGCATGCGCGGCCTGACCCACCGGGCGGTCGACCGCGCGGCGGGCTTGCCGGCGGGCTCGACGTCGTACTACGCGCGCACGCGGGCGGCGCTGCTCTCGCTGGCCTTCGCGCGGATCGTCGAACTGGACCAGGTTTCGGCGTCGTCGCGCGATTTGGCGGAGCTCATCGCCGGGTACGCGTTCGAGGCGATCACGTCGGGGCGGACGCGGATGCTGGCGCGGTACGAGTTCGCGCTGGAGGCGACGCGGCGGCCGGAGCTGCGCGCGGAGTACGACTCGGGCGGGGCGTTGATCCGGCGCCGGGCCGCGGAGGTATTGGCGGCGGCGGGTTCTTCGGATCCGGTCCGGCATGCCGGGGTGGTGGTGGACTGGATGGAGGGGACGATCTTCGGCGCGCTGGCGGGGGCTTCGGAGCCGGCTTCGCGGGAGTCGTTGGTGCGGAGTGCGCGGGAGATCCTGGCGGGTATCGGGGTGAGCTGA